A DNA window from Siniperca chuatsi isolate FFG_IHB_CAS linkage group LG6, ASM2008510v1, whole genome shotgun sequence contains the following coding sequences:
- the LOC122877749 gene encoding pre-B-cell leukemia transcription factor 1 isoform X3, which produces MLVCFCLFDQFVATRKSWAEVLSIRGAQEEEPPDPQLMRLDNMLLAEGVSGPEKGGGSAAAAAAAAASGGAGADNSAEHSDYRAKLSQIRQIYHTELEKYEQACNEFTTHVMNLLREQSRTRPISPKEIERMVNIIHRKFSSIQMQLKQSTCEAVMILRSRFLDARRKRRNFNKQATEILNEYFYSHLSNPYPSEEAKEELAKKCAITVAQVSNWFGNKRIRYKKNIGKFQEEANMYAARTAVNAANASSHGSQANSPSTPNSAGSAGSFNMSNSGDLFMSVQSLNGDSYQGAQVGANVQSQVDTLRHVISQTGGYSEGLTANQMYSPQAINANGGWQDAPTPSSVTSPTEGPGSVHSDTSN; this is translated from the exons ATGCTggtctgcttttgtttgttcGACCAGTTTGTCGCTACTCGGAAATCCTGGGCAGAAG TGCTGAGTATCCGCGGCGCCCAGGAGGAGGAGCCCCCGGATCCCCAGCTCATGCGGCTGGACAACATGCTGCTGGCGGAGGGCGTGTCCGGTCCGGAGAAAGGCGGAGGCTctgcggcggcggcggctgccGCTGCGGCCTCGGGAGGAGCGGGGGCGGACAACTCCGCAGAGCACTCCGACTACAGGGCCAAGCTGTCCCAGATCCGACAGATCTACCACACAGAGCTGGAGAAGTATGAACAG GCATGTAACGAGTTCACCACCCACGTGATGAACCTGTTGCGGGAGCAGTCACGCACACGGCCGATTTCGCCCAAAGAGATCGAGCGCATGGTGAACATCATCCACCGCAAGTTCAGCTCCATCCAGATGCAGCTCAAGCAGAGCACCTGCGAGGCCGTAATGATCCTGCGCTCCCGTTTCCTCGATGCCAG ACGGAAAAGACGAAACTTCAACAAGCAGGCAACAGAGATCCTGAATGAGTATTTCTACTCACACCTCAGTAACCCTTACCCGAGCGAGGAGGCTAAAGAAGAGCTGGCAAAGAAGTGTGCCATCACAGTTGCCCAG GTTTCCAACTGGTTTGGGAATAAAAGAATCAGATACAAGAAAAACATTGGTAAGTTCCAAGAAGAAGCCAACATGTACGCTGCGAGAACTGCCGTGAATGCGGCTAATGCATCCTCACATGGAAGCCAAGCAAATTCACCCTCAACTCCAAACTCTGCAG gtTCTGCCGGCTCTTTTAACATGTCAAACTCCGGGGACTTGTTCATGAGCGTGCAGTCTCTCAATGGGGACTCGTACCAGGGGGCTCAGGTGGGAGCCAACGTGCAGTCACAG GTGGATACCCTTCGCCATGTTATCAGTCAGACAGGCGGATACAGTGAAGGACTCACAGCCAACCAGATGTACAGTCCGCAGGCCATCAAt gcAAACGGTGGCTGGCAGGATGCTCCAACCCCCTCATCAGTGACTTCACCCACAGAAGGACCCGGAAGCGTTCACTCTGACACCTCCAACTGA
- the med8 gene encoding mediator of RNA polymerase II transcription subunit 8 isoform X2, whose product MQQREEKQLEASVESLISRVAHVKNALHSFIYKLENEYERLTWPSVLDNFALLSGQLNTINKLLKNEKTPSFRNQVIIPLLLSPDRDEDLAKLTEQRVPVFSHEIVPDYLRTKPDPEVEEQEKQLSADATRIGPEAAQKQIQTLNKLCSNLLEKLNNPRDDRDAESAAIRQNKPSFNPADTNALVGAVAFGKGLSKCRPPGPVAPGHPGQGPMMSGGPTLQQVTIGGGSGQQAGMGGPVAPQQQGQPGKMPSSIKTNIKSASGSMHPYSR is encoded by the exons ATGCAG CAACGAGAAGAGAAGCAGTTAGAGGCGTCGGTGGAGTCTCTCATCTCTCGGGTAGCACACGTCAAAAACGCTCTTCACAGTTTCATTTATAAGTTGGAAAATGAATACGAGCGATTAACATG GCCTTCTGTTTTGGACAACTTCGCTCTTCTGTCCGGTCAGCTGAACACTATCAATAAACTGCTCAAGAATGAGAAGACACCATCCTTTCGCAACCAGGTTATAATACCACTGCTTCTGTCTCCAGACCGAGATGAGGATTTAGCA AAACTCACAGAGCAGCGTGTCCCAGTGTTCAGCCACGAGATCGTACCAGACTACCTGCGGACCAAGCCTGATccagaggtggaggagcaggagaaacAGCTGAGTGCAGATGCAACACGAATTGGCCCAGAGGCGGCACAG aaacaaatccAGACGTTGAATAAACTGTGTTCCAATCTGCTAGAGAAGCTTAACAATCCTCGTGATGACAGAGATGCAGAAAGTGCAG caATACGACAGAACAAACCGTCTTTCAACCCCGCTGACACTAACGCGTTGGTTGGAGCTGTCGCATTTGGAAAGGGGCTTTCCAAATGTAGACCACCAGGTCCAGTGGCCCCTGGACATCCAGGACAAGGGCCCATGATGAGTGGAGGTCCAACCTTACAGCAGGTCACCATTGGTGGCGGTTCAGGCCAGCAAGCAGGTATGGGAGGACCTGTGGCtccacagcagcaagggcaGCCAG GAAAAATGCCAAGCAGCATCAAGACAAACATCAAATCTGCGTCCGGTTCAATGCATCCTTACAGCCGATGA
- the med8 gene encoding mediator of RNA polymerase II transcription subunit 8 isoform X4 has protein sequence MQQREEKQLEASVESLISRVAHVKNALHSFIYKLENEYERLTWPSVLDNFALLSGQLNTINKLLKNEKTPSFRNQVIIPLLLSPDRDEDLAKLTEQRVPVFSHEIVPDYLRTKPDPEVEEQEKQLSADATRIGPEAAQLNNPRDDRDAESAAIRQNKPSFNPADTNALVGAVAFGKGLSKCRPPGPVAPGHPGQGPMMSGGPTLQQVTIGGGSGQQAGMGGPVAPQQQGQPGKMPSSIKTNIKSASGSMHPYSR, from the exons ATGCAG CAACGAGAAGAGAAGCAGTTAGAGGCGTCGGTGGAGTCTCTCATCTCTCGGGTAGCACACGTCAAAAACGCTCTTCACAGTTTCATTTATAAGTTGGAAAATGAATACGAGCGATTAACATG GCCTTCTGTTTTGGACAACTTCGCTCTTCTGTCCGGTCAGCTGAACACTATCAATAAACTGCTCAAGAATGAGAAGACACCATCCTTTCGCAACCAGGTTATAATACCACTGCTTCTGTCTCCAGACCGAGATGAGGATTTAGCA AAACTCACAGAGCAGCGTGTCCCAGTGTTCAGCCACGAGATCGTACCAGACTACCTGCGGACCAAGCCTGATccagaggtggaggagcaggagaaacAGCTGAGTGCAGATGCAACACGAATTGGCCCAGAGGCGGCACAG CTTAACAATCCTCGTGATGACAGAGATGCAGAAAGTGCAG caATACGACAGAACAAACCGTCTTTCAACCCCGCTGACACTAACGCGTTGGTTGGAGCTGTCGCATTTGGAAAGGGGCTTTCCAAATGTAGACCACCAGGTCCAGTGGCCCCTGGACATCCAGGACAAGGGCCCATGATGAGTGGAGGTCCAACCTTACAGCAGGTCACCATTGGTGGCGGTTCAGGCCAGCAAGCAGGTATGGGAGGACCTGTGGCtccacagcagcaagggcaGCCAG GAAAAATGCCAAGCAGCATCAAGACAAACATCAAATCTGCGTCCGGTTCAATGCATCCTTACAGCCGATGA
- the med8 gene encoding mediator of RNA polymerase II transcription subunit 8 isoform X1 produces the protein MQQREEKQLEASVESLISRVAHVKNALHSFIYKLENEYERLTWPSVLDNFALLSGQLNTINKLLKNEKTPSFRNQVIIPLLLSPDRDEDLAKLTEQRVPVFSHEIVPDYLRTKPDPEVEEQEKQLSADATRIGPEAAQKQIQTLNKLCSNLLEKLNNPRDDRDAESAAIRQNKPSFNPADTNALVGAVAFGKGLSKCRPPGPVAPGHPGQGPMMSGGPTLQQVTIGGGSGQQAGMGGPVAPQQQGQPGRRPGELGKMPSSIKTNIKSASGSMHPYSR, from the exons ATGCAG CAACGAGAAGAGAAGCAGTTAGAGGCGTCGGTGGAGTCTCTCATCTCTCGGGTAGCACACGTCAAAAACGCTCTTCACAGTTTCATTTATAAGTTGGAAAATGAATACGAGCGATTAACATG GCCTTCTGTTTTGGACAACTTCGCTCTTCTGTCCGGTCAGCTGAACACTATCAATAAACTGCTCAAGAATGAGAAGACACCATCCTTTCGCAACCAGGTTATAATACCACTGCTTCTGTCTCCAGACCGAGATGAGGATTTAGCA AAACTCACAGAGCAGCGTGTCCCAGTGTTCAGCCACGAGATCGTACCAGACTACCTGCGGACCAAGCCTGATccagaggtggaggagcaggagaaacAGCTGAGTGCAGATGCAACACGAATTGGCCCAGAGGCGGCACAG aaacaaatccAGACGTTGAATAAACTGTGTTCCAATCTGCTAGAGAAGCTTAACAATCCTCGTGATGACAGAGATGCAGAAAGTGCAG caATACGACAGAACAAACCGTCTTTCAACCCCGCTGACACTAACGCGTTGGTTGGAGCTGTCGCATTTGGAAAGGGGCTTTCCAAATGTAGACCACCAGGTCCAGTGGCCCCTGGACATCCAGGACAAGGGCCCATGATGAGTGGAGGTCCAACCTTACAGCAGGTCACCATTGGTGGCGGTTCAGGCCAGCAAGCAGGTATGGGAGGACCTGTGGCtccacagcagcaagggcaGCCAGGTAGGAGACCTGGAGAGCTGG GAAAAATGCCAAGCAGCATCAAGACAAACATCAAATCTGCGTCCGGTTCAATGCATCCTTACAGCCGATGA
- the med8 gene encoding mediator of RNA polymerase II transcription subunit 8 isoform X3, producing the protein MQQREEKQLEASVESLISRVAHVKNALHSFIYKLENEYERLTWPSVLDNFALLSGQLNTINKLLKNEKTPSFRNQVIIPLLLSPDRDEDLAKLTEQRVPVFSHEIVPDYLRTKPDPEVEEQEKQLSADATRIGPEAAQKQIQTLNKLCSNLLEKLNNPRDDRDAESAAIRQNKPSFNPADTNALVGAVAFGKGLSKCRPPGPVAPGHPGQGPMMSGGPTLQQVTIGGGSGQQAGKMPSSIKTNIKSASGSMHPYSR; encoded by the exons ATGCAG CAACGAGAAGAGAAGCAGTTAGAGGCGTCGGTGGAGTCTCTCATCTCTCGGGTAGCACACGTCAAAAACGCTCTTCACAGTTTCATTTATAAGTTGGAAAATGAATACGAGCGATTAACATG GCCTTCTGTTTTGGACAACTTCGCTCTTCTGTCCGGTCAGCTGAACACTATCAATAAACTGCTCAAGAATGAGAAGACACCATCCTTTCGCAACCAGGTTATAATACCACTGCTTCTGTCTCCAGACCGAGATGAGGATTTAGCA AAACTCACAGAGCAGCGTGTCCCAGTGTTCAGCCACGAGATCGTACCAGACTACCTGCGGACCAAGCCTGATccagaggtggaggagcaggagaaacAGCTGAGTGCAGATGCAACACGAATTGGCCCAGAGGCGGCACAG aaacaaatccAGACGTTGAATAAACTGTGTTCCAATCTGCTAGAGAAGCTTAACAATCCTCGTGATGACAGAGATGCAGAAAGTGCAG caATACGACAGAACAAACCGTCTTTCAACCCCGCTGACACTAACGCGTTGGTTGGAGCTGTCGCATTTGGAAAGGGGCTTTCCAAATGTAGACCACCAGGTCCAGTGGCCCCTGGACATCCAGGACAAGGGCCCATGATGAGTGGAGGTCCAACCTTACAGCAGGTCACCATTGGTGGCGGTTCAGGCCAGCAAGCAG GAAAAATGCCAAGCAGCATCAAGACAAACATCAAATCTGCGTCCGGTTCAATGCATCCTTACAGCCGATGA